In Pseudomonadaceae bacterium SI-3, the sequence CATGCAGGAATCAAGGCATGACCAAATACCCAATGACTGTCCAGGGTGCGCGTGCCCTGGAAGAAGAGCTGCACCATCTCACCAAGGTGCTTCGCCCCAAGCTCAGTCACGACATCGGCGTGGCGCGCGAACTGGGCGACCTGAAGGAAAACGCCGAGTATCATGCCGCGCGCGAACAGCAGGGCATGGTCGAAGCGCGGATTCGTGATATCGAGGGGCGTCTGCAGAATGCCCAAGTCATCGATGTCAGCAGCATCCCGCACAC encodes:
- a CDS encoding transcription elongation factor GreA, translated to MTKYPMTVQGARALEEELHHLTKVLRPKLSHDIGVARELGDLKENAEYHAAREQQGMVEARIRDIEGRLQNAQVIDVSSIPHTGKVIFGTTVEIANVETDERVTYQIVGEDEAEIKLGKISVGSPIARALIGKVEGDVAVVKTPGGLVEFEIVEVRHL